From the genome of Asterias amurensis chromosome 17, ASM3211899v1, one region includes:
- the LOC139950023 gene encoding uncharacterized protein, with translation MKGPVFLLLGLTASFVGVDGIRCYKCDYSNAVPSYNSYCGDNFDADGAVVSIVTCEGDCYKSRGEILNVYGLDRGCRENSTLDGCANACGSYENASGCEHCCDTDLCNASSTLTFHLATSGAMMLFSLIL, from the exons atgAAAGGTCCAGTGTTTCTGCTCTTGGGATTGACTGCCAGTTTTG TTGGAGTTGATGGGATCCGTTGCTACAAATGTGACTATTCCAATGCCGTTCCTAGCTACAATTCATACTGTGGGGATAATTTCGATGCGGACGGTGCCGTAGTCTCTATTGTGACATGTGAAGGAGATTGCTAT AAAAGTAGAGGTGAAATCTTGAATGTTTACGGCTTGGATCGTGGTTGCCGTGAGAATTCAACCCTTGACGGATGCGCAAACGCATGCGGTAGCTACGAGAACGCGTCCGGGTGCGAGCACTGCTGTGACACGGACCTCTGCAACGCTTCATCCACGCTGACCTTTCACCTCGCAACGTCTGGCGCCATGATGCTCTTTTCTTtgatcttgtaa
- the LOC139950189 gene encoding perlucin-like protein has protein sequence MGGFCLPSVLLILFTIRVSSAYSCNLQMLCPFGWESWGGSCYKLLKGRLNWHEGRLKCRELGGEMVAPSSPEENNYIVNKTTDRLWINCNDLEIEGQWDCTPADNGGYMNWNPPSEPNGRTRENCAELVPSWSGKWNDDPCSKIVHVICKGEEVKLKQWRLLASCLIGHTLREIQTSNVHACATECHYDPRCRSFNVHHFGSGERICQLNSRTRYEADRTQFVKSKKPFTCIYGER, from the coding sequence ATGGGAGGATTTTGTTTGCCTTCAGTTTTGTTGATTCTTTTCACCATTCGTGTGAGTTCTGCTTATTCGTGTAATCTTCAGATGTTGTGTCCATTCGGCTGGGAGTCATGGGGCGGCTCTTGCTACAAACTTCTTAAAGGAAGACTGAATTGGCATGAAGGGAGATTGAAATGTCGGGAGTTGGGAGGGGAGATGGTTGCACCTTCTTCGCCGGAGGAAAATAACTATATAGTGAACAAAACTACCGATCGATTGTGGATTAATTGCAATGATTTAGAGATTGAAGGGCAGTGGGACTGCACCCCAGCAGACAACGGCGGGTATATGAACTGGAATCCGCCGTCTGAGCCAAACGGCCGCACTAGGGAAAACTGTGCTGAGCTTGTACCCTCATGGAGCGGAAAATGGAATGATGATCCATGCTCAAAAATTGTTCACGTTATCTGCAAAGGCGAGGAAGTCAAGTTAAAGCAATGGCGCCTGCTTGCGTCGTGTCTGATCGGCCACACCTTACGAGAGATACAGACCAGCAACGTCCATGCCTGCGCCACTGAGTGCCACTACGACCCCAGATGTCGCTCCTTCAACGTGCACCATTTCGGGAGTGGGGAGCGAATTTGCCAACTCAACAGTCGCACCCGCTACGAGGCCGACCGCACCCAGTTTGTGAAGTCCAAGAAACCTTTCACATGTATTTACGGAGAGAGATAA
- the LOC139950134 gene encoding perlucin-like protein has protein sequence MGGFYLPSVLLVLFTIGMSSAHSCKPHQMLCPSDWESWGGSCYKLLEERMTWQEGRLKCQEMGGEVVVPSSSEETKYLLSKLENGMWINCNDLEIEGQWDCTPDSGGYMNWHKEEPNGETIENCAELETLTSWGNGSWNDHVCSFEFQVICKGKMVTPAKLKQWRLLASCLIGHTLREIPTSNVRACTTVCDYDPRCRSFNVQHFGNGERICQLNNATRYEADHTQFVKSKKPFTCIYGER, from the coding sequence ATGGGAGGATTTTATTTGCCTTCTGTTTTGTTGGTTCTCTTCACCATTGGTATGAGTTCTGCTCATTCGTGTAAGCCTCATCAGATGTTGTGTCCATCGGACTGGGAGTCATGGGGCGGCTCTTGCTACAAACTTCTTGAAGAACGAATGACTTGGCAAGAAGGGAGATTGAAATGTCAGGAGATGGGAGGGGAGGTGGTTGTGCCTTCATCATCAgaggaaacaaaatatttgcttagtaAACTCGAGAATGGTATGTGGATTAATTGTAATGACCTGGAGATTGAAGGGCAGTGGGACTGCACTCCAGACAGCGGCGGGTACATGAACTGGCACAAAGAAGAGCCAAACGGCGAAACTATAGAAAACTGCGCTGAGCTTGAAACCTTAACCTCATGGGGTAACGGATCATGGAATGATCATGTATGCTCATTTGAATTTCAAGTAATCTGCAAAGGCAAGATGGTTACACCGGCCAAATTGAAGCAATGGCGCCTGCTTGCGTCGTGTCTGATCGGCCACACCTTACGAGAGATACCAACCAGCAACGTCCGTGCCTGCACCACCGTGTGTGACTACGACCCCAGATGTCGCTCCTTCAACGTGCAGCATTTTGGGAATGGGGAGCGAATTTGCCAACTCAACAATGCCACCCGCTACGAGGCCGACCACACCCAGTTTGTGAAGTCCAAGAAACCTTTCACGTGTATTTACGGAGAGAGATAA